In a genomic window of Bordetella petrii:
- the glnH gene encoding glutamine ABC transporter substrate-binding protein GlnH, which translates to MIKRRIAAALVGLSLIGAVSTAAAQDKELIVATDTAFVPFEFKQGSTYTGFDIDLWAAIAKELNLKYKLQPMDFNGIIPGLQTKNIDVALAGITIRDDRKQVIDFSDPYYESGLAILVAANEDAIKSAKDLAGKSVAVKTGTATVDFMKKEVPEAKLRLFPNIDNAYLELATGRVDAAVHDTPNVQYYANTAGKGRVKVVGTVKSGDFYGIAFPKGSDLVAKVNQALATLKSNGQYDAIYTKWFGKQP; encoded by the coding sequence ATGATTAAGCGTAGAATCGCCGCCGCGCTGGTGGGCTTGAGCCTGATCGGCGCCGTGTCCACCGCCGCGGCCCAGGACAAAGAACTGATCGTTGCCACCGACACCGCCTTCGTCCCGTTCGAATTCAAGCAGGGCAGCACCTATACCGGTTTCGACATCGACCTGTGGGCCGCCATCGCCAAAGAACTCAACCTGAAGTACAAGCTGCAGCCGATGGACTTCAACGGCATCATCCCGGGCTTGCAGACCAAGAACATCGATGTGGCGCTGGCCGGCATCACCATCCGCGACGACCGCAAGCAGGTCATCGATTTCTCCGACCCCTACTACGAAAGCGGCCTGGCCATCCTGGTGGCGGCGAATGAGGATGCCATCAAGTCGGCCAAGGATCTCGCCGGCAAGAGCGTGGCCGTCAAGACCGGCACCGCCACCGTCGATTTCATGAAGAAAGAAGTGCCCGAGGCCAAGCTGCGCCTGTTCCCCAACATCGATAACGCGTATCTCGAGCTGGCCACGGGCCGGGTCGACGCCGCCGTGCACGACACGCCCAACGTCCAGTACTACGCCAATACCGCCGGCAAGGGCCGCGTGAAGGTCGTGGGCACTGTCAAGAGCGGCGATTTCTACGGCATCGCCTTCCCCAAGGGCAGCGACCTGGTCGCCAAGGTCAACCAGGCCCTGGCCACGCTGAAATCCAACGGCCAGTACGACGCCATCTACACCAAGTGGTTCGGCAAGCAGCCCTGA
- a CDS encoding Bug family tripartite tricarboxylate transporter substrate binding protein, whose amino-acid sequence MAVSASKWWCGVALGLAACCAQAQYPERAVTMIVPFPPGGVADTVARPVADALSRELGQSVVIENKAGAGGSVGIGQAARATPDGYTVLMSLSSISILPEADKILGRQAAFRLDQFVPIARVTADPTVLIVRADAPWKTVQEFVADAKRRPGALNYGSSGIYGSMHVPMEMFKGAAGIDLTHVPFTGAGPAVAALLGGQVDAISSGPSSVVPHIQAGKLRALAHWGDSQLAALPQVPTLASQGYDVKFVQWSALFVPAGTPAQAVDRLREAARKVLNDPKLQQTILSAGSPVQYMDAPEFAAYWKTDAQAMATAVQRIGKVE is encoded by the coding sequence ATGGCTGTGAGTGCAAGCAAGTGGTGGTGTGGCGTGGCGCTGGGCCTCGCGGCGTGCTGCGCCCAGGCGCAGTATCCCGAACGGGCGGTCACCATGATCGTGCCGTTTCCGCCGGGCGGCGTGGCCGATACCGTGGCGCGGCCCGTGGCTGATGCGCTGTCGCGCGAGCTGGGCCAGAGCGTGGTCATCGAGAACAAGGCCGGCGCCGGCGGCTCGGTGGGTATCGGGCAGGCGGCGCGCGCCACGCCCGACGGCTATACGGTGCTGATGAGCCTGTCGTCGATCTCGATCCTGCCCGAGGCCGACAAGATTCTGGGCCGCCAGGCCGCGTTCCGGCTCGACCAGTTCGTGCCCATTGCGCGCGTGACGGCCGACCCCACGGTGCTGATCGTGCGGGCCGATGCGCCGTGGAAAACCGTGCAGGAATTCGTGGCCGACGCCAAGCGCCGCCCCGGCGCCTTGAACTACGGCAGTTCGGGCATTTACGGCTCGATGCACGTGCCGATGGAAATGTTCAAGGGCGCGGCCGGCATCGACCTGACGCACGTGCCTTTCACTGGCGCCGGCCCGGCCGTGGCGGCCTTGCTGGGCGGGCAGGTCGATGCCATATCCAGCGGGCCTTCCAGCGTCGTGCCGCACATCCAGGCTGGCAAGCTGCGCGCCCTGGCGCATTGGGGCGACTCACAGTTGGCGGCGTTGCCGCAGGTGCCCACGCTGGCTTCGCAAGGCTATGACGTCAAGTTCGTGCAATGGTCGGCGCTGTTCGTGCCGGCAGGCACGCCGGCGCAGGCGGTCGACCGCCTGCGCGAGGCGGCGCGCAAAGTGCTGAATGACCCCAAGCTGCAGCAGACCATTTTGTCGGCCGGCAGCCCGGTGCAATACATGGACGCGCCCGAGTTCGCCGCCTATTGGAAGACGGACGCCCAGGCCATGGCCACGGCGGTGCAGCGCATCGGCAAGGTGGAATAG
- the rpoZ gene encoding DNA-directed RNA polymerase subunit omega, with protein MARITVEDCLNQVPNRFKLTLAATYRARELAQGHAPRIDSKDKPTVTALREIAGGHTGLEMLRKVPT; from the coding sequence ATGGCCCGAATTACCGTCGAAGACTGTCTGAACCAAGTCCCCAACCGCTTCAAGCTCACGCTGGCCGCCACCTACCGCGCCCGCGAGCTGGCGCAGGGCCACGCACCGCGCATCGACAGCAAAGACAAGCCCACGGTTACGGCCCTGCGCGAAATCGCCGGCGGCCACACTGGCCTGGAAATGCTGCGCAAAGTCCCGACCTGA
- the glnP gene encoding glutamine ABC transporter permease GlnP: protein MQFDWSVIWASMPNLLDGTLMTVKITFWGLVGGFLLGALAGVARAYGPRLLSAIAQVYIAVIRGTPIVVQVMFIYFALPLMVPGLRVDAIWAAIATLIINSGAYIAEIVRGSLLSVHKGLKEAGQAMGLPFYKILLHIIGPVAFRRMIPPLGNQCIISLKDSSLFIVIGVAELTRQGQEIMASNFRAVEIWSAVAIIYLILTGALALALRLAEKRMRIL from the coding sequence GTGCAATTCGACTGGTCTGTCATCTGGGCGTCCATGCCCAATCTACTCGACGGCACACTGATGACCGTCAAGATCACTTTCTGGGGCCTGGTCGGCGGCTTTCTGCTGGGGGCACTGGCCGGCGTGGCGCGCGCCTATGGGCCGCGGCTGTTGTCGGCGATCGCGCAGGTGTACATCGCGGTCATCCGCGGCACGCCGATCGTGGTGCAGGTCATGTTCATCTATTTCGCGCTGCCTCTGATGGTGCCGGGCCTGCGGGTAGATGCGATCTGGGCGGCCATCGCCACGCTGATCATCAACTCGGGCGCCTACATCGCCGAGATCGTGCGGGGTTCGCTGCTGTCGGTGCACAAGGGGCTGAAAGAAGCCGGACAGGCCATGGGCCTGCCGTTCTACAAGATACTGCTGCACATCATCGGGCCGGTGGCGTTTCGCCGCATGATCCCGCCGCTGGGCAACCAGTGCATCATCAGCCTGAAAGATTCGTCGCTGTTCATCGTGATCGGCGTGGCCGAACTGACCCGCCAGGGGCAGGAGATCATGGCCAGCAACTTCCGGGCGGTAGAGATCTGGTCGGCGGTGGCCATCATCTATCTGATCCTGACCGGCGCGCTGGCTCTGGCGCTGCGTCTGGCCGAAAAAAGGATGCGCATACTATGA
- the glnQ gene encoding glutamine ABC transporter ATP-binding protein GlnQ — MSMVEFHNVTKRFGDSTVLDGISLNIDAGEVVVVVGPSGSGKSTFLRCINVLETIEGGDLLVDGQSVKGPAAQVREIRREAGMVFQQFNLFPQMTALENVMFGPVHTRGASRQEAREQAEALLRKVGLGERMGHYPAELSGGQQQRVAIARALAIKPKLMLFDEPTSALDPELRHEVLKVMRDLAEEGMTMVVVTHEMEFARKVGSRLIFIDAGKVAHDGPPAELLSNPPSQRLRDFLQHVA, encoded by the coding sequence ATGAGCATGGTCGAATTCCACAACGTCACCAAGCGCTTCGGCGATTCCACCGTGCTCGACGGCATTTCCCTGAACATCGACGCCGGCGAAGTCGTGGTGGTGGTGGGGCCTTCGGGCTCGGGCAAGTCCACCTTCCTGCGCTGCATCAACGTGCTCGAAACCATCGAGGGCGGCGACCTGCTGGTCGATGGGCAAAGCGTCAAGGGCCCGGCGGCCCAGGTGCGCGAAATCCGCCGCGAGGCCGGCATGGTGTTCCAGCAGTTCAACCTGTTTCCGCAAATGACGGCGCTGGAAAACGTCATGTTCGGGCCTGTGCACACGCGCGGCGCGTCGCGCCAGGAGGCGCGCGAGCAGGCCGAGGCCTTGTTGCGCAAGGTGGGGTTGGGCGAGCGCATGGGGCACTATCCGGCCGAGCTGTCCGGCGGCCAGCAGCAGCGCGTGGCCATCGCGCGGGCGCTGGCCATCAAGCCCAAGCTGATGCTGTTCGACGAGCCCACGTCGGCGCTGGATCCGGAACTGCGCCACGAAGTGCTGAAGGTCATGCGCGACCTGGCCGAAGAAGGCATGACCATGGTGGTGGTTACCCACGAAATGGAGTTCGCGCGCAAGGTGGGCAGCCGGCTGATTTTCATCGACGCCGGCAAGGTGGCCCACGATGGCCCGCCCGCCGAACTGCTGTCGAACCCGCCCAGCCAGCGGCTGCGCGACTTCCTTCAGCACGTGGCCTGA
- a CDS encoding FadR/GntR family transcriptional regulator — protein sequence MDDLVAGRGLRAEGAKALAHFLMESMASGRLREGMRLPPERALSERFGASRGSVRRVLAELRERGLIVQAVGSGTFVAPGVHAVAPAAPGQAGLNTSPAELMQARLLIEPLMPMLIARNATGADFARMGECLERSEAAASIEDFEHWDGELHKAFAAATHNTFFLQILELANRVREQGEWGRLKSNSLTPERREQYQQQHRAIVAALKDRDAGQARVLLLAHLEQIQQNLFG from the coding sequence GTGGATGATCTCGTGGCGGGCCGGGGCCTGCGCGCCGAGGGGGCCAAGGCCCTGGCGCATTTCCTGATGGAATCGATGGCCAGCGGCCGCCTGCGCGAAGGCATGCGGCTGCCGCCCGAGCGCGCGCTGAGCGAGCGCTTTGGCGCGTCGCGCGGGTCTGTGCGGCGCGTGCTGGCCGAACTGCGCGAACGCGGCCTGATCGTCCAGGCGGTGGGCAGCGGCACTTTCGTGGCGCCAGGTGTGCACGCGGTGGCGCCCGCCGCGCCGGGCCAGGCGGGGTTGAACACCAGCCCGGCCGAGCTCATGCAGGCGCGCCTGCTCATCGAACCGCTGATGCCGATGCTGATCGCCCGCAATGCCACCGGCGCCGACTTCGCCCGCATGGGCGAATGCCTGGAACGCTCGGAAGCCGCGGCCAGCATCGAAGACTTCGAACACTGGGACGGCGAATTGCACAAGGCGTTCGCCGCGGCCACGCACAATACCTTCTTTCTGCAGATACTCGAACTGGCCAACCGCGTGCGCGAACAAGGCGAATGGGGCCGGCTCAAGTCCAACTCGCTGACGCCCGAACGGCGCGAGCAATATCAGCAGCAGCACCGTGCCATCGTGGCCGCCCTGAAAGACCGCGACGCCGGACAGGCGCGCGTGCTGCTGCTCGCGCACCTGGAACAGATCCAGCAGAACTTGTTCGGCTAA
- a CDS encoding SDR family oxidoreductase — MHSNEQAGAKVALVTGAGTGIGRAVALEFLAQGYRVVLAGRRRDMLEQTRTAAGEDGARALVVPTDVSDEQAVRELFDETQRAYGRVDVLFNNAGRNAPAVPIEDLPVETWREVVDVNLTGMFLCAQAAIRLMKAQQPGGGRIINNGSISAHAPRPFSIAYTATKHAVTGLTKSISLDCRSYGIACGQIDIGNAATDMTQRMAAGILQADGTKRVEPRMDVAHVAHAVVSMANLPLDANVQFMTIMATNMPFVGRG, encoded by the coding sequence ATGCATTCGAATGAGCAAGCCGGCGCGAAAGTCGCCCTGGTCACCGGGGCCGGTACCGGCATCGGACGCGCCGTGGCGCTGGAATTCCTGGCCCAGGGCTACCGCGTGGTGCTGGCCGGACGCCGCCGCGACATGCTGGAGCAAACCCGCACCGCGGCGGGCGAAGACGGCGCGCGGGCGCTGGTGGTGCCCACCGACGTCAGCGATGAGCAGGCTGTGCGCGAGCTCTTCGACGAAACCCAGCGCGCCTATGGCCGCGTGGACGTGCTGTTCAACAATGCCGGCCGCAATGCGCCGGCCGTGCCGATCGAAGACTTGCCGGTCGAGACCTGGCGCGAAGTGGTCGACGTCAACCTGACCGGCATGTTCCTGTGCGCCCAGGCCGCCATCCGGCTGATGAAAGCGCAGCAGCCCGGCGGCGGCCGCATCATCAACAACGGTTCGATCTCGGCGCACGCGCCACGGCCGTTTTCTATTGCCTATACGGCCACCAAGCACGCGGTCACGGGGCTGACCAAGTCAATTTCACTCGATTGCCGCAGCTATGGCATTGCCTGCGGGCAGATCGACATCGGCAACGCCGCCACCGACATGACGCAGCGCATGGCGGCCGGCATTCTGCAGGCTGACGGCACCAAGCGCGTCGAACCCCGCATGGACGTCGCGCATGTCGCCCACGCGGTGGTATCCATGGCCAACCTGCCGCTGGATGCCAACGTGCAGTTCATGACCATCATGGCGACCAACATGCCGTTCGTGGGGCGTGGCTGA
- a CDS encoding C45 family autoproteolytic acyltransferase/hydolase: protein MPFKPVRIAGTRRQIGQALGKLARPLMTVYLDQSATWQALRPWRGHAYLQELAGHAQEALPAIWEEFEGLAEGLRIPAADLLLWHCRGDLLHKTTDGCTSVALQAADGERWIAHNEDGDPYLYGRCHVVDVQPDDAPGYVSFYYPGSLPGHTFGANRAGLVQTINNLRTRTRRAGVPRMFLARAVLDCASLDQAAELLAHMPRAGAFHHTLGAAGDPRLLSIEATPGACSVETVARRYGHANHLIHHGTRDTPQIVTDSSRARQNRIDALVDTWNDASGEADLVAALHDTEGALPILRRAPDDPDDENTLATAVFALDDEHVTLRIYDRKARPSQEINIK from the coding sequence ATGCCGTTCAAGCCCGTACGCATTGCAGGCACCCGCCGCCAGATCGGCCAGGCACTGGGCAAGCTGGCCCGGCCCCTCATGACTGTCTACCTGGACCAGAGCGCCACCTGGCAGGCGCTGCGCCCCTGGCGCGGCCATGCCTACCTGCAAGAACTGGCGGGCCACGCGCAGGAAGCCCTGCCCGCCATCTGGGAAGAATTCGAGGGCCTGGCCGAAGGCCTGCGCATACCGGCCGCCGACCTGTTGCTGTGGCACTGCCGCGGCGACCTGCTGCACAAGACCACCGATGGCTGCACCTCGGTTGCGCTACAGGCGGCTGACGGCGAGCGCTGGATCGCCCACAACGAAGACGGCGATCCATACTTGTACGGCCGCTGCCATGTCGTCGACGTGCAGCCCGACGACGCGCCGGGCTATGTCAGCTTCTATTACCCCGGCTCGCTGCCGGGGCATACGTTCGGCGCCAACCGCGCCGGGCTGGTGCAAACCATCAATAACCTGCGCACCCGGACGCGCCGCGCCGGCGTGCCGCGCATGTTCCTGGCCCGCGCCGTGCTCGACTGCGCCTCGCTGGACCAGGCAGCCGAATTGCTGGCCCACATGCCGCGCGCCGGCGCCTTCCACCACACACTGGGCGCGGCGGGCGACCCGAGGCTGCTCAGCATCGAGGCCACCCCGGGCGCCTGCTCGGTGGAAACCGTGGCGCGCCGCTATGGGCACGCCAACCACCTCATCCACCACGGCACGCGCGATACACCGCAAATCGTCACCGACTCGTCGCGCGCCCGCCAGAACCGCATCGACGCGCTGGTCGACACCTGGAACGACGCCTCGGGCGAAGCCGACCTGGTGGCCGCGCTGCACGACACTGAAGGCGCCCTGCCCATCCTGCGCCGCGCGCCCGACGACCCCGACGACGAAAACACCCTGGCCACCGCCGTGTTCGCCCTGGACGACGAACACGTCACCCTGCGCATCTACGACCGCAAGGCCCGTCCCTCGCAAGAAATCAACATCAAGTAG
- a CDS encoding RelA/SpoT family protein yields the protein MAFPRLKYASTGLLAALRAGSRLGRRPGKKGSPAQLSAPADDTGAVSSPVASLAPLTEIIGSYLDKKDIERVREAYRFADQAHLGQFRASGSPYISHPIAVTEICAAWKLDANALSAALLHDVIEDQGIAKHELAEKFGTEVAELVDGLSKLDRLDFATKAEQQAESFRKMLLAMARDVRVILIKLADRLHNMRTLDAVNPEKRRRIARETLDIYAPIAHRLGLNVLFRELQDLCFAAMYPNRYQVLYKAVLAARGNRREVISKIGDAVRAALPAAGIEAEVSGREKTLFGIYTKMTEQKKSFSEVLDIYGFRVIVHTLPECYLALGTLHQLYRPVPGKFKDYIAIPKVNGYQSLHTTLVGPYGTPVEFQFRTRDMHHIAEEGVASHWLYKGADVSLNDLQKRTHQWLQSLLDIQSQTGDSGEFLEHVKVDLFPDAVYVFTPRGKIISLPRGATPVDFAYAIHTDIGNQAVAAKVNNEFVPLRTELSSGDAVEIITSPASRPNAQWLNYVRTGRARSEIRHYLRTVKYEESVAFGERLLEQALQELHLDLPASDDPAWQKLARSTGASSRDEILADIGLGKRLATVVARRFAPEHQMVATTAAAVDEITSARSAPILIQGNEGQAVQLAPCCGPLPGDPIVAGLRLGQGLVVHTADCPIAVRQRAREPERWVNVAWDAQTAKHLSTRLDVITRNERGVLGRLAAEVTAADANIVQITMHDDAVATVSLHLTIQVDSRKHLAQVIRAIRHVPQVQKIVRVKG from the coding sequence ATGGCTTTTCCCCGGCTGAAGTATGCTTCCACGGGCCTGCTCGCCGCCTTGCGCGCGGGCTCCCGGCTGGGGCGCCGCCCCGGCAAGAAAGGTTCGCCCGCGCAACTGTCCGCTCCCGCGGACGACACCGGCGCGGTGTCATCGCCAGTAGCCTCGCTGGCGCCGCTGACCGAAATCATCGGCAGCTATCTCGACAAAAAAGACATCGAACGCGTGCGCGAAGCCTACCGCTTCGCCGATCAGGCGCACCTGGGGCAGTTCCGCGCCAGCGGCTCGCCGTATATCTCGCACCCGATAGCCGTCACTGAAATCTGCGCGGCCTGGAAGCTCGACGCCAACGCGCTGTCGGCCGCCCTGCTGCACGATGTCATCGAAGACCAGGGCATCGCCAAGCATGAGCTGGCCGAGAAATTCGGCACCGAAGTCGCCGAACTGGTCGACGGGCTGTCCAAGCTCGACCGCCTCGACTTCGCCACCAAGGCCGAGCAGCAGGCCGAGAGCTTTCGCAAGATGCTGCTGGCCATGGCGCGCGACGTGCGCGTCATACTCATCAAGCTGGCCGACCGCCTGCACAACATGCGCACGCTGGACGCGGTCAACCCCGAGAAGCGGCGCCGCATCGCGCGCGAAACCCTCGACATCTACGCGCCTATCGCCCACCGGCTGGGCCTGAATGTGCTGTTCCGCGAACTGCAAGACCTGTGCTTCGCGGCCATGTATCCCAACCGCTACCAGGTGCTGTACAAGGCCGTGCTGGCCGCGCGCGGCAACCGGCGCGAAGTCATCAGCAAAATTGGCGACGCGGTGCGCGCCGCCCTGCCCGCGGCGGGCATCGAAGCCGAAGTATCGGGCCGCGAGAAAACCTTGTTCGGCATCTACACCAAGATGACCGAACAGAAGAAGTCGTTCTCGGAAGTGCTCGACATCTACGGCTTTCGCGTCATCGTGCACACGCTGCCCGAATGCTATCTGGCGCTGGGCACCCTGCACCAGTTATACCGGCCGGTGCCTGGCAAGTTCAAAGACTACATCGCCATTCCCAAGGTCAACGGCTACCAGTCGCTGCACACCACGCTGGTGGGCCCGTACGGCACTCCTGTGGAATTCCAGTTCCGCACGCGCGACATGCACCACATCGCCGAAGAAGGCGTTGCCTCGCACTGGCTGTACAAGGGGGCCGACGTCTCGCTGAACGACCTGCAGAAGCGCACCCACCAGTGGCTGCAGTCGCTGCTGGACATTCAAAGCCAGACGGGCGATTCAGGCGAATTCCTCGAACACGTCAAGGTCGACCTGTTCCCTGACGCCGTCTATGTGTTCACCCCGCGCGGCAAGATCATTTCGCTGCCGCGTGGCGCCACGCCAGTCGATTTCGCCTATGCCATCCACACCGATATCGGCAACCAGGCGGTGGCCGCCAAGGTCAACAACGAATTCGTGCCGCTGCGCACTGAACTGAGCAGCGGCGACGCGGTCGAGATCATTACCTCGCCCGCCTCGCGCCCCAACGCGCAGTGGCTGAACTACGTGCGCACCGGGCGGGCGCGCTCGGAAATCCGCCACTACCTGCGCACCGTCAAGTATGAAGAGTCGGTGGCATTCGGCGAACGCCTGCTCGAACAGGCGCTGCAAGAGCTGCACCTGGACCTGCCCGCCTCCGACGACCCCGCCTGGCAGAAACTGGCGCGCAGCACCGGCGCCAGCTCGCGCGATGAAATCCTAGCCGACATCGGGCTGGGCAAGCGGCTGGCCACCGTCGTGGCGCGCCGCTTCGCGCCCGAGCACCAGATGGTGGCCACCACCGCGGCCGCCGTGGACGAAATCACCTCGGCGCGCAGCGCGCCCATTCTCATCCAGGGCAACGAAGGCCAGGCCGTGCAGTTGGCGCCGTGCTGCGGCCCGCTGCCGGGCGACCCCATCGTGGCCGGCCTGCGGCTGGGCCAGGGCCTGGTGGTGCACACCGCCGACTGCCCCATCGCCGTGCGCCAGCGCGCGCGCGAACCCGAGCGCTGGGTCAACGTGGCCTGGGATGCGCAAACCGCCAAGCACTTGTCGACCCGGCTCGACGTCATTACCCGCAACGAGCGGGGCGTGCTGGGCCGGCTGGCGGCGGAAGTCACCGCCGCCGATGCCAACATCGTGCAGATCACCATGCACGACGACGCGGTGGCTACCGTGTCGCTGCACCTGACCATCCAGGTCGACAGCCGCAAGCACCTGGCGCAGGTCATCCGCGCCATCCGGCACGTGCCGCAGGTGCAGAAAATCGTGCGGGTGAAGGGCTAG
- a CDS encoding MFS transporter, with protein sequence MGLLTVLALVLLVAMDGSVLYLAMPRVTAAILPTADQALWILDIYGFVVGSLLITFGNIGDRYGRLKLIMGGAVIFGLGSLGVAYSTTPAGVIGFRALMGLGGATLLPSGLAIVSALFPEPRQRAQAIGIFAATFAAGFAIGPIIGGLLLQRFDWGAVFLINVPVVLVFLLAAPVLLREVRTTTYGRIDAPSLLLSFAGILLFTYSIKSAAAEGFTPMQSLAGVAGLLALAAFLRRQTNIAFPLLDLSLFRDRIFSIAILTGLLSLVVWSAAGYLSGIYLQSVLGYEVFAAALMALPGAVVLTATCVGTSHIVERIGRKAALVGTHALIGVGVLLLLFTTTEAGVVAFVGSTVIAGVGYGLSFSLVAEIAVSAVPSERAGAAGSIAETSNEIGNALGITLLGSLAALVFRLSGPAVAGTLSETLGHPGITDAAAMQAKEAFLSGLHLACGAGGMLMLLLGLAAWVWLPRKLSE encoded by the coding sequence ATGGGGCTTTTGACCGTTCTCGCCCTGGTGCTGCTAGTGGCGATGGACGGCTCTGTCCTGTACCTGGCTATGCCGCGCGTGACCGCCGCGATTCTGCCAACGGCGGACCAGGCGCTCTGGATTCTGGATATCTACGGGTTTGTCGTCGGTTCTTTGCTCATCACCTTCGGCAACATCGGCGACCGCTATGGACGGCTGAAGTTGATAATGGGCGGGGCCGTGATTTTCGGGCTGGGCTCTTTGGGCGTGGCGTATTCCACGACACCCGCCGGCGTGATCGGCTTTCGCGCGCTGATGGGACTGGGCGGCGCCACCCTGCTGCCCTCGGGGTTGGCCATTGTCAGCGCCTTGTTTCCTGAGCCGCGGCAGCGGGCCCAGGCCATCGGCATCTTCGCGGCCACGTTCGCGGCGGGATTTGCCATTGGACCGATCATCGGCGGGTTGCTGCTGCAGCGCTTCGACTGGGGTGCGGTGTTCCTGATCAACGTCCCCGTGGTGCTGGTCTTCCTGCTGGCCGCGCCAGTGCTGCTGCGCGAAGTGCGCACCACCACCTACGGCCGCATCGACGCGCCGAGCCTGTTGCTGTCCTTCGCCGGAATCCTGCTGTTCACCTACTCAATCAAAAGCGCGGCGGCTGAGGGCTTTACACCGATGCAGTCCCTCGCAGGGGTGGCGGGCCTGCTCGCCCTGGCGGCTTTCCTGCGCCGGCAGACGAACATCGCCTTTCCGCTGCTGGATCTGAGCTTGTTCAGGGACCGGATCTTCTCGATCGCCATTTTGACCGGGCTGTTGTCACTGGTGGTCTGGTCGGCGGCAGGCTATCTGTCGGGCATCTACCTGCAATCGGTGTTGGGCTATGAGGTCTTCGCGGCAGCGCTGATGGCCTTGCCCGGGGCCGTGGTGCTGACGGCCACCTGCGTAGGAACCAGCCACATCGTTGAACGCATCGGACGCAAGGCCGCCTTGGTGGGTACGCATGCCCTGATCGGCGTGGGCGTGCTCCTGCTGCTGTTCACCACCACCGAGGCCGGAGTCGTCGCATTTGTGGGTTCGACGGTGATCGCGGGTGTGGGCTATGGTTTGTCATTCAGCCTCGTTGCTGAAATCGCCGTGTCGGCAGTGCCGAGCGAGCGCGCCGGGGCGGCAGGCTCGATCGCGGAAACCAGCAATGAGATCGGCAATGCCTTGGGCATTACCTTGCTGGGCTCGTTGGCGGCACTGGTGTTTCGGCTGTCCGGCCCGGCTGTGGCGGGAACCTTGAGCGAGACCTTGGGCCATCCCGGAATCACAGACGCAGCCGCGATGCAGGCCAAGGAAGCCTTTCTTTCGGGGCTGCATCTGGCCTGTGGCGCAGGCGGCATGCTGATGCTCCTGCTCGGACTGGCCGCCTGGGTATGGCTGCCGCGAAAATTGTCCGAATAG
- the gmk gene encoding guanylate kinase, which produces MSERPGNVFMVVAPSGAGKSSLVKALLDHDKSLVLSVSCTTRAPRKGEVDGREYRFISLEQFEALRQSQALLEWAEVHGNFYGTPRDLIDQATHDGRDVLLEIDWQGARQVRQRYPDAIGIFILPPSIEELEHRLKARGQDAPPVIARRLLAAGGEIAHAPECEYVIINQEFSVALAELAQIVSAARLRFSSQAVRHAPLFAQLGIPAAH; this is translated from the coding sequence ATGTCCGAACGTCCCGGCAATGTTTTCATGGTCGTCGCCCCCAGTGGCGCCGGCAAGTCCAGCCTGGTCAAGGCCCTGCTCGACCACGACAAATCGCTCGTACTGTCGGTGTCCTGCACCACGCGCGCCCCGCGCAAGGGCGAAGTCGATGGGCGCGAGTACCGCTTCATCAGCCTCGAGCAGTTCGAGGCCCTGCGGCAGAGCCAGGCCCTGCTGGAATGGGCCGAGGTGCACGGCAATTTCTATGGCACGCCGCGCGACCTGATCGACCAGGCCACCCACGACGGCCGAGACGTGCTGCTGGAAATCGACTGGCAGGGCGCGCGCCAGGTGCGCCAGCGCTATCCCGACGCCATCGGCATTTTTATCCTGCCGCCTTCAATCGAAGAACTCGAGCATCGCCTGAAGGCGCGCGGCCAGGATGCCCCGCCCGTGATCGCGCGCCGCCTGCTGGCGGCCGGCGGGGAAATCGCGCACGCGCCGGAATGCGAATATGTTATTATTAATCAAGAATTTAGCGTAGCTTTGGCGGAACTTGCGCAAATCGTCAGCGCCGCCCGGCTACGCTTTTCGTCTCAGGCCGTCCGCCACGCGCCGCTGTTCGCGCAGTTGGGCATTCCGGCGGCCCACTGA